In the genome of Helicobacteraceae bacterium, one region contains:
- a CDS encoding SurA N-terminal domain-containing protein, producing MIASLQRHRTFLIAVLTLTVVAFIGSSAVGWGSYSYGSRAGAVATAGNEKITVEEFSRYYGQLRELYVGMLDQPLNEAQEREIQNRALESLIGEALFVAYARDIGLRASEEEISETIVNNPQFQANGVFSKKLYLDYLGSVRMTTASYEAMLEKRLLISKLDAALNLPVSQSEKETIAATRYGVDRLQYKIIKAPANIAVSDKEAQSYYESNKLQFMGEPNYDISYIKVLVSEQNASDEEALSYYERAKSEFIGQDGEIKSYDEAKLEALNAVKLTKARRAALSAKIAWRDAQAIPESLKSIEFRNDLFPIDVMQALENAQSLEIAGPFEIGDGFVIAKIDARRAAEPLPFNKARSAVQEELKRQKTAEYLKEESRKQLQNFKGKTTGFVSRDDYGKIQDLSENEAEIFLERVFESKASEGAVELTGKAVIYRVVEQKLFEPSKLAEIDGRLGEDVSRLKIGQIRRSLLEVLQKRYEVTGY from the coding sequence ATGATCGCCTCGTTGCAAAGACACAGAACTTTTCTGATCGCGGTGCTAACCCTAACCGTGGTCGCTTTTATCGGCTCTAGCGCCGTCGGTTGGGGCAGCTACAGTTACGGCTCTAGGGCGGGCGCGGTCGCTACGGCGGGAAACGAAAAAATTACCGTCGAAGAGTTCTCCAGATACTACGGTCAACTACGCGAGCTATACGTCGGCATGTTAGATCAGCCGCTAAACGAGGCGCAAGAGCGCGAAATACAAAACAGAGCGTTAGAGTCGTTGATCGGCGAGGCGTTATTTGTCGCTTACGCCCGCGATATTGGGCTACGCGCGAGCGAGGAGGAGATTTCGGAGACGATCGTAAATAACCCTCAATTTCAGGCTAACGGCGTTTTTAGCAAGAAACTCTACCTCGACTATCTCGGCTCCGTAAGAATGACGACCGCAAGCTACGAGGCGATGCTGGAAAAGCGGTTGCTAATTAGCAAACTAGACGCGGCGTTAAACCTGCCGGTTTCGCAAAGCGAGAAGGAGACGATCGCCGCGACGCGATACGGAGTCGATCGCCTGCAATACAAAATTATTAAAGCGCCCGCGAATATAGCGGTTTCGGACAAAGAGGCGCAAAGTTATTACGAGTCGAACAAACTTCAGTTTATGGGCGAGCCAAATTACGATATTTCGTATATCAAGGTTTTAGTATCCGAGCAAAACGCTTCCGACGAGGAAGCGCTTAGCTACTACGAAAGAGCCAAAAGCGAGTTTATCGGGCAAGACGGAGAGATCAAATCTTACGACGAGGCTAAGCTCGAAGCGTTAAACGCGGTTAAGCTAACCAAAGCGCGACGAGCGGCGCTCTCCGCTAAGATCGCGTGGAGAGACGCTCAAGCGATCCCGGAGAGCTTAAAATCGATCGAGTTTCGCAACGATCTTTTTCCCATAGACGTTATGCAGGCTTTAGAGAACGCCCAAAGCCTTGAAATAGCCGGTCCGTTCGAGATCGGCGACGGTTTCGTAATCGCCAAGATCGACGCAAGACGCGCCGCCGAGCCGCTACCTTTTAACAAGGCGCGATCGGCTGTTCAAGAGGAGCTAAAGAGGCAAAAAACAGCCGAATATCTGAAAGAGGAAAGTAGAAAACAGCTACAGAACTTCAAGGGCAAAACGACAGGTTTTGTTTCTCGCGACGACTACGGCAAAATCCAGGATTTAAGCGAAAATGAAGCCGAGATTTTTTTAGAACGGGTTTTTGAATCCAAAGCGTCGGAGGGGGCGGTGGAGCTGACTGGAAAAGCCGTTATTTATCGCGTTGTGGAACAAAAGTTGTTTGAACCTAGCAAACTAGCCGAGATCGACGGCAGATTGGGCGAAGATGTATCAAGACTTAAGATCGGGCAGATCAGGCGTTCTTTATTGGAGGTTCTCCAAAAACGCTACGAAGTTACCGGCTATTAG
- the ftsA gene encoding cell division protein FtsA has translation MSSPYILAIDVGSHKICALVAQIGSDRTARVIGTGLARSQGLKKGAIVDITKASEAIKAVANDACQSAGIALQKAVVSVSGAYAASLQSVGKANIPTKEIEPKDVNRVMRLALDSAAMPPPDHEILHVLPFSFKVDDQPNVQDPVGMSGSRLEVQVNIVITQKMALDNLRKAIAAAGIEIENLALSSYAASIAVLGEDEKELGACVIDMGASTCNLAIYQGAAPRHCDFFAVGGGHITSDLSISLHTPINAAERIKIEYGSLKRREGATIEIPEIGVESATRAASLETISNVIGARMEETLLILSGLLGKSRLKNGAGAGVVITGGASKLDGVSEIAPPIFGNIPVRIARPKPLSGLTETFRDPAFAVVIGLVRYGAGEFTPYEIDSTNVLRIKSAARKPPPEETAPPPLTEDSTIIGFPKEGEPNALKRFWNWLSQIF, from the coding sequence ATGTCGTCGCCTTATATCTTAGCGATCGACGTAGGCTCTCACAAAATTTGCGCTCTTGTCGCGCAGATTGGATCCGATAGAACCGCGCGCGTAATCGGGACCGGTTTAGCCAGATCGCAGGGACTGAAAAAGGGCGCGATTGTGGATATAACCAAAGCGTCGGAGGCGATCAAAGCGGTCGCTAACGACGCTTGCCAATCCGCCGGTATCGCTTTGCAAAAAGCCGTAGTGTCCGTTTCCGGCGCCTATGCCGCTAGTCTTCAGAGCGTGGGCAAAGCCAATATACCGACCAAAGAGATCGAGCCAAAAGACGTAAATCGTGTGATGCGCCTAGCTCTAGATAGCGCCGCTATGCCGCCGCCCGATCACGAGATACTTCACGTCCTGCCTTTTTCGTTTAAAGTGGACGATCAGCCAAACGTGCAGGATCCCGTCGGAATGAGCGGATCGCGGCTGGAGGTGCAGGTCAATATTGTTATCACGCAGAAGATGGCGCTAGACAACCTTCGCAAAGCGATCGCGGCGGCGGGAATCGAGATAGAAAACCTCGCGCTTTCTAGTTACGCCGCGTCGATCGCCGTTTTAGGAGAGGACGAAAAAGAGCTTGGCGCGTGCGTGATTGATATGGGCGCCTCCACCTGCAATCTGGCGATCTATCAAGGCGCCGCCCCTAGACATTGCGATTTTTTCGCCGTGGGGGGAGGTCATATCACTTCTGATCTGTCCATTTCGTTGCATACGCCGATTAACGCCGCCGAGCGAATCAAAATCGAATACGGATCGTTAAAACGCAGAGAGGGCGCGACGATCGAAATACCGGAGATCGGCGTAGAAAGCGCCACGCGCGCCGCGTCGCTAGAGACGATCTCGAACGTGATCGGCGCGCGAATGGAAGAAACGCTTTTGATTCTCTCCGGACTGCTCGGCAAAAGCCGCCTGAAAAACGGCGCCGGCGCCGGCGTGGTGATCACCGGCGGCGCGTCGAAACTAGACGGCGTATCCGAAATAGCTCCGCCGATCTTCGGCAATATACCCGTTAGAATAGCGCGCCCAAAACCGCTTTCCGGTTTAACGGAAACCTTTCGCGATCCGGCTTTCGCCGTCGTTATAGGGCTTGTTCGTTATGGCGCGGGAGAATTTACTCCCTACGAAATTGACTCCACGAACGTTTTAAGAATCAAATCCGCCGCGCGAAAACCGCCGCCCGAAGAGACGGCGCCGCCGCCTTTAACGGAGGATTCGACTATTATCGGTTTCCCAAAAGAAGGAGAGCCGAACGCGTTAAAGCGATTTTGGAATTGGCTCTCGCAGATTTTCTAA
- the ftsZ gene encoding cell division protein FtsZ, whose protein sequence is MSKSSVNNLFTVEESERPNIVNIKVIGVGGGGANMVNYMIREGQKGIDMIVANTDYQHLATSLASTKIQLGEKRTSGLGSGGQPEVGKQAAEESYDQVKEALKGADLVFIAVGLGGGTGTGACPVVAQAAKENGSLTIGVCTLPFSFEGPKRSKLAKNGLESLRGECDSMIVVPNEKLFSIVDKSMSYAESFAMVDAVLARAVRGISSVVLPSGMDGINTDFNDLKTVMGHRGKALMGMGHSLEGNDSAYDALKDAIESPLLDNLSINGAMGVLAHFQFNPVYPLVAINRAMQVVHDAVGDDSDVIFGTSLDASLKPEEVRVTIIATGFSSGEPDVEMNSSKSARVSESKPSGGTMTYDPQKGGFVFSDGRMVDMDEPSIIRKREAQHRKAVGDFDDDLSSPTYRRRQID, encoded by the coding sequence ATGAGCAAAAGCAGCGTCAATAATCTATTTACGGTGGAAGAGTCGGAGCGACCGAATATAGTTAATATAAAAGTGATCGGCGTGGGCGGCGGCGGCGCGAATATGGTTAATTATATGATACGCGAAGGGCAAAAAGGGATCGATATGATCGTCGCCAACACGGACTATCAACATCTTGCCACCTCGCTCGCGTCAACCAAAATACAACTAGGCGAAAAACGCACAAGCGGACTTGGATCGGGCGGGCAGCCCGAAGTGGGCAAACAAGCCGCCGAAGAGAGCTACGATCAAGTCAAAGAGGCTCTTAAAGGGGCGGATTTAGTGTTTATAGCGGTGGGGCTTGGCGGCGGCACGGGAACGGGCGCTTGCCCCGTAGTAGCGCAGGCGGCGAAAGAGAACGGCTCGCTTACGATCGGCGTCTGCACGCTACCGTTTTCCTTTGAGGGACCAAAACGAAGCAAGTTAGCCAAAAACGGTTTAGAGTCTTTAAGAGGCGAATGCGATTCGATGATTGTCGTTCCAAACGAAAAACTATTTTCTATCGTCGATAAGAGTATGAGTTACGCTGAAAGTTTCGCTATGGTTGACGCCGTATTGGCGCGCGCCGTAAGAGGCATTAGCTCCGTAGTGTTGCCTAGCGGTATGGACGGCATCAACACCGACTTTAACGATCTTAAAACCGTTATGGGGCATAGAGGCAAAGCGCTGATGGGTATGGGACACTCGCTAGAAGGAAACGATTCGGCTTACGACGCGCTGAAAGACGCGATCGAATCGCCGCTGTTAGACAATCTCTCTATCAACGGCGCTATGGGCGTATTGGCGCACTTTCAATTTAATCCCGTCTATCCGCTCGTGGCTATTAACCGCGCTATGCAGGTGGTTCACGACGCGGTTGGCGACGATTCCGACGTTATTTTCGGCACCTCGCTCGACGCTTCGCTAAAACCCGAAGAGGTGCGCGTAACTATTATCGCCACGGGTTTCTCGTCCGGAGAACCGGACGTGGAGATGAATTCGTCAAAAAGCGCGCGCGTTTCCGAAAGCAAACCCTCCGGCGGGACTATGACTTACGATCCGCAAAAAGGCGGCTTTGTGTTTTCGGACGGCAGAATGGTCGATATGGACGAACCTAGCATAATTCGCAAGCGCGAAGCGCAACATAGAAAAGCTGTCGGCGATTTTGACGACGATCTCTCTAGCCCGACCTACCGCCGCCGGCAGATCGACTAA
- a CDS encoding alpha/beta hydrolase, whose protein sequence is MRLLFLSIISFSLCGCASLFFHPDKQVRFTPEFFETDYETRTIDADDGEKLFAWLLKAENPKAAIVFFHGNAGNISEHLPSVFWLAQRGFNVLSVDYRGYGASSGKPSIEGLIIDARSTIKYALNEFEGTPIVVFGQSLGGAAAISAIAPYKDKIAALISEGAFSSYEVVAKEIAKRSWIGYLALPFLGDVAPKRYDPIENIGALEGLPILIIHGDRDPIVAVSHARNLFDAAKEPKELKIVFNGGHIGLFAADRARRDSFAKMIMETIER, encoded by the coding sequence ATGAGGCTTTTATTTTTATCGATCATTTCTTTTAGCCTGTGCGGGTGCGCCTCGCTCTTTTTTCACCCCGATAAACAGGTTCGTTTTACGCCGGAGTTTTTCGAGACGGATTACGAAACGAGGACGATTGACGCGGACGACGGCGAAAAGCTGTTCGCGTGGCTGCTTAAAGCGGAAAATCCAAAAGCCGCGATCGTTTTTTTTCACGGCAACGCGGGCAATATCAGCGAACACCTGCCGAGCGTTTTTTGGCTGGCGCAACGAGGCTTTAACGTGCTAAGCGTCGATTATCGCGGATACGGCGCCTCAAGCGGCAAACCTTCGATCGAGGGGTTGATTATCGACGCGCGCTCGACAATCAAATACGCGCTAAACGAGTTTGAAGGAACGCCGATCGTCGTTTTTGGGCAGTCGTTAGGCGGCGCGGCGGCGATAAGCGCGATCGCCCCTTACAAAGACAAGATCGCCGCGCTGATCTCCGAAGGCGCATTTTCAAGCTACGAGGTCGTCGCCAAAGAGATAGCCAAACGTAGCTGGATCGGTTATCTCGCGCTGCCGTTTTTGGGCGATGTGGCGCCCAAGCGATACGATCCGATTGAAAATATCGGCGCGCTGGAGGGCTTGCCGATCTTGATTATTCACGGCGATCGCGATCCGATCGTAGCCGTTAGCCACGCTCGCAATCTCTTTGACGCGGCGAAAGAGCCTAAGGAGCTTAAAATCGTTTTTAACGGCGGGCATATCGGCTTATTCGCCGCCGATCGCGCCCGCCGCGATAGTTTCGCTAAAATGATTATGGAGACGATCGAGCGTTAA
- a CDS encoding DUF4105 domain-containing protein, whose translation MKLFLILLFPIVLFASYANELKTKAIDLNLSDHPRWRGMVGYKPAAFGGVKSVIDDRRFFLARDGKTDPQSELLATIDSFFAGSFEGNASLDTRCIFTARWRFLKEALTIDENRLTPVKCEAFEHWYNGVSGDRLILVFPAAYMNNPASVFGHTFLRIDKNDSSNALIGYAINYEAYIPPEESDIMFVFKGLFGGYDGYFSALPYAQKAKEYGDLENRDIWEYELNFTREEIDILLYSAWEFHNFSRDYYFFKENCSFVLLELMEYVKGDIDLTSRFTGFAAPVDTIRALISEPNMLKNAAFRPSRSSRVAALARGGGDRVSDAAYAIAYGKTQPSEAIKTLDRRSAIIALELAMEFVEYLHGKDKIAFEAYKTRLFALMSARSSLGINDAPIKPITPLVRPDQGHLISRAAIGVGYDDEDKPSANARIRVSYHDMVDPSGGFAAGSSINALDLWVQSADDSTRVRKLTLLNMESFTPRNRFFNPISWRFALGWQENPPSLPRNGYGYFKGGAGLAFGFEAIIAYLSADGEAQTGKRLYKERAFYAGGSAGLIVTPFDKLRARFEVKQDYDLADHNEPRTQLKLEASYALETNLALRFEFAGEKLKGSELNEAFIFIDHFF comes from the coding sequence TTGAAACTTTTTTTAATCCTGCTTTTTCCGATTGTTTTGTTTGCAAGCTACGCAAACGAGCTTAAAACCAAAGCGATCGATCTAAACTTAAGCGATCATCCGCGCTGGCGCGGAATGGTCGGCTATAAACCCGCGGCGTTTGGCGGAGTAAAGAGCGTAATCGACGATCGGCGGTTTTTTCTGGCACGCGACGGCAAAACAGATCCGCAAAGCGAGCTTTTAGCCACGATCGACTCCTTTTTCGCGGGATCGTTCGAGGGCAACGCGAGCCTAGATACGCGCTGTATCTTTACGGCGCGTTGGCGTTTTCTCAAAGAGGCGCTAACGATCGACGAAAATCGTTTAACGCCCGTTAAGTGCGAGGCGTTTGAACACTGGTATAACGGCGTTAGCGGCGATCGGCTGATATTGGTTTTCCCCGCCGCGTATATGAACAATCCCGCCTCCGTCTTTGGACATACGTTTTTACGAATCGACAAAAACGACTCCTCCAACGCGCTGATTGGCTACGCGATCAACTACGAAGCCTATATTCCGCCCGAAGAGAGCGATATTATGTTTGTTTTCAAAGGTCTTTTCGGCGGCTACGACGGCTATTTCTCCGCGCTGCCATACGCGCAAAAAGCCAAAGAATACGGCGATCTGGAAAACCGCGATATATGGGAATACGAGCTGAACTTTACGCGCGAGGAGATCGATATACTGCTTTACAGCGCGTGGGAGTTTCACAACTTTTCGCGCGATTACTACTTTTTTAAGGAAAACTGCTCGTTTGTCCTGCTGGAATTGATGGAATACGTCAAAGGCGATATCGATCTTACCTCGCGTTTTACCGGTTTCGCCGCGCCGGTGGATACGATCAGGGCGTTGATAAGCGAGCCGAATATGTTAAAAAACGCCGCCTTTCGCCCTTCGCGCAGCTCGCGCGTCGCGGCTTTGGCGCGCGGCGGCGGCGATCGCGTATCCGACGCGGCGTACGCGATCGCCTATGGCAAAACGCAACCCAGCGAGGCGATCAAAACGCTAGATAGGCGCTCGGCAATCATCGCGCTGGAACTTGCGATGGAGTTTGTGGAGTATCTCCACGGCAAGGATAAGATCGCCTTTGAAGCGTATAAAACGCGCCTGTTTGCCCTGATGAGCGCGCGAAGCTCGCTTGGCATAAACGACGCGCCGATCAAGCCGATAACGCCTTTAGTCCGCCCCGATCAAGGGCATCTGATCTCCCGCGCCGCGATCGGCGTCGGCTACGACGACGAGGATAAGCCAAGCGCCAACGCTAGAATCCGCGTCAGCTATCACGATATGGTCGATCCAAGCGGCGGTTTCGCCGCTGGAAGTTCGATAAACGCGCTCGATCTGTGGGTTCAAAGCGCGGACGATTCGACGCGCGTTCGCAAATTGACGTTGCTGAATATGGAGAGCTTCACGCCTAGAAATCGCTTTTTCAACCCGATTTCGTGGCGCTTCGCGCTGGGCTGGCAGGAGAACCCGCCGAGTCTGCCGCGAAACGGATACGGCTATTTTAAGGGCGGCGCGGGGCTTGCGTTTGGCTTTGAAGCGATAATCGCGTATCTAAGCGCGGACGGCGAGGCGCAAACGGGCAAGCGGCTATACAAAGAGCGCGCCTTTTACGCGGGCGGATCGGCTGGGCTGATCGTAACGCCGTTTGACAAATTGCGCGCGCGTTTTGAAGTCAAACAAGATTACGATCTTGCCGATCATAACGAGCCGCGAACGCAACTGAAGCTGGAGGCGAGTTACGCGCTGGAAACCAATTTAGCGTTAAGGTTTGAGTTCGCGGGCGAAAAACTAAAGGGATCGGAGCTAAATGAGGCTTTTATTTTTATCGATCATTTCTTTTAG
- a CDS encoding DUF3015 domain-containing protein codes for MKKVFLSVAVAGALATSSFALFDGQYGGNRYAAAGCGLGNMLFANESAKSNDIVWQILGATVNGTGSQTFAITTGTSGCNPSGVFASNEELNNFAGQNLDKLALDMSKGSGETLDAFADLAGVADKPTFFAAAQANFDKIFTGENISAGEVLTNMDAVL; via the coding sequence ATGAAAAAAGTTTTTCTTAGCGTCGCTGTTGCTGGCGCTTTAGCGACAAGCTCGTTCGCGTTGTTCGACGGGCAATACGGCGGCAACCGCTACGCGGCTGCCGGTTGCGGTCTTGGCAATATGCTGTTCGCCAACGAATCGGCAAAAAGCAACGATATTGTTTGGCAGATTCTTGGCGCGACCGTAAACGGCACGGGTAGCCAAACTTTCGCTATCACCACCGGCACTAGCGGCTGCAACCCTAGCGGCGTTTTCGCAAGCAACGAGGAGTTGAACAACTTCGCGGGGCAAAACCTTGATAAACTCGCTTTGGATATGTCCAAAGGTTCGGGCGAAACTCTCGACGCGTTTGCCGATCTTGCGGGCGTAGCGGACAAACCGACCTTCTTCGCGGCGGCGCAAGCCAATTTTGACAAAATTTTCACCGGCGAAAATATCAGCGCGGGCGAAGTTCTGACGAATATGGACGCGGTTTTATAA
- a CDS encoding GtrA family protein gives MINKVKSLVLDKSIVRFVAVGYANVLLGAAIMFGLYNLAGCGYWLSSASSYIIASVFSFFMNKRWTFENKERSQRQIALFALNIAICYVIAYSIAKPMIYYLLEALEQSARDNIALFVGMCIFTICNYCGQRFFVFNLRGAK, from the coding sequence ATGATCAACAAAGTTAAATCTTTAGTATTGGACAAATCAATAGTCAGATTCGTAGCGGTTGGCTACGCAAACGTATTATTGGGCGCGGCGATTATGTTCGGACTCTATAACCTAGCTGGTTGCGGCTATTGGCTCTCTTCGGCGAGTAGTTATATCATTGCCAGCGTTTTTAGCTTTTTTATGAATAAACGCTGGACGTTTGAAAACAAAGAGCGCTCGCAAAGGCAAATTGCGCTTTTTGCTTTAAATATAGCGATCTGTTACGTTATCGCTTACTCGATCGCAAAGCCTATGATATATTATTTGCTAGAAGCGCTTGAGCAAAGCGCTAGAGATAATATCGCGCTGTTTGTCGGTATGTGTATATTTACTATATGCAACTACTGCGGACAGCGGTTTTTTGTGTTTAATTTACGAGGAGCAAAGTAA
- a CDS encoding ChbG/HpnK family deacetylase has product MSKIVIINADDLGLNHSRNMAILEGYNSGVLKSASLMVNGEEFNEAVDIIKRCPNLSVGVHLNIIEGQSLTNASALTNKQGLFNKGFIGILLRSRAKGFLEAVEVEFRAQIERARSVCRIDHLDSHVHTHAITPIFKIAVKLANEYKISFIRTQYEKPYIVPCIGKIFTLKYPINIVKIALLNLFTKINLKHIVKPLRSNDSVIGVGYTGMMDFDAIKYGVRAANDGIIEAIIHPNLNSSEHSAVINAALKELFVISNYARLNRENDQQS; this is encoded by the coding sequence ATGAGCAAAATTGTGATTATAAACGCCGACGATTTGGGTCTTAACCACTCTCGTAATATGGCGATCCTCGAAGGATACAATAGCGGCGTTCTAAAAAGCGCGAGTCTGATGGTAAATGGCGAGGAGTTTAACGAGGCTGTCGATATTATTAAGCGTTGTCCAAATCTTAGCGTCGGCGTTCATCTAAATATAATAGAAGGGCAATCGCTGACAAACGCTTCGGCGCTAACCAACAAGCAAGGACTATTTAATAAAGGATTTATCGGCATTTTGCTTAGATCGAGAGCTAAAGGGTTTTTGGAAGCCGTCGAAGTAGAATTTCGCGCTCAAATAGAGCGGGCGCGAAGCGTTTGCCGTATCGATCATCTTGATTCGCACGTACATACGCACGCTATTACCCCCATTTTTAAGATCGCGGTCAAACTTGCAAACGAATATAAGATTTCGTTTATTAGAACGCAATATGAAAAACCATATATTGTCCCTTGCATAGGCAAGATATTTACGCTCAAATATCCGATCAATATTGTGAAAATAGCCTTGCTTAATCTATTCACAAAAATAAACCTAAAACATATAGTTAAACCGCTTAGAAGCAATGATAGCGTTATTGGCGTAGGCTATACGGGCATGATGGATTTTGACGCTATAAAATACGGCGTTAGGGCGGCAAACGACGGAATCATCGAAGCTATAATACACCCAAATCTTAATTCTAGCGAACATAGCGCGGTTATAAACGCCGCTCTTAAAGAGCTTTTTGTTATTTCCAATTATGCGCGACTAAATCGTGAAAATGATCAACAAAGTTAA
- a CDS encoding glycosyltransferase family 2 protein — MSNAAVAQEELSIHPPPPLACGNSVVLSVVVPCYNEKETIPLFYEEISKAVKELESAGVSVEFIFIDDGSLDDTPTIIQELSERDDRARFIIFSRNFGKEAAMLAGLQAAKGDFVVIIDADLQHPPTLLPVMLEALKSGEYDCAGTIRTRTGDSKLRAALSRAFYRVINKLSDMEIIDGAGDFRMMSRQYVNAALSLSERNRFSKGIFQWIGFRTKWFHYENQRRAGGDTKWSFRKLFLYSLDGIVAFSSKLLAFASLLGVILFALSICAVIFIIVRKLMFGDPVQGWASTVCIVLFCAGVQLFTTGILGEYLAKTYSEVKRRPHFIIRKQK, encoded by the coding sequence TTGAGCAATGCCGCCGTCGCGCAAGAAGAGTTATCCATCCACCCCCCCCCCCCCCTCGCTTGCGGAAATAGCGTCGTCCTTTCCGTCGTAGTCCCGTGTTACAACGAAAAAGAGACGATACCGCTTTTCTACGAAGAGATTAGCAAAGCGGTTAAAGAGCTAGAAAGCGCGGGCGTTAGCGTCGAGTTTATTTTCATCGACGACGGCTCGCTAGACGACACTCCTACAATAATTCAAGAGCTAAGCGAGAGAGACGATCGAGCGCGTTTCATAATTTTCAGTCGAAACTTCGGTAAAGAGGCGGCGATGTTGGCTGGTTTGCAGGCGGCAAAGGGCGATTTTGTCGTTATAATCGACGCGGATTTACAACATCCGCCAACTTTGCTACCCGTTATGCTAGAGGCGCTCAAAAGCGGCGAATATGACTGCGCGGGAACGATACGAACAAGAACGGGAGATTCAAAATTGCGCGCGGCGCTAAGTCGCGCGTTTTATCGCGTAATAAACAAATTATCCGATATGGAAATTATCGACGGCGCGGGCGACTTTCGTATGATGTCAAGGCAATATGTGAATGCGGCGTTATCGTTAAGCGAGCGCAATCGCTTCTCTAAAGGCATATTTCAGTGGATTGGGTTTAGAACAAAATGGTTTCATTACGAAAATCAACGACGTGCCGGCGGCGATACAAAATGGTCTTTTCGCAAATTATTTTTATACTCTCTGGACGGAATTGTCGCCTTTTCGTCTAAACTGCTCGCCTTTGCCTCGTTACTAGGGGTTATCCTGTTTGCGCTCTCGATATGCGCGGTTATATTTATCATAGTTCGCAAACTGATGTTCGGCGATCCGGTGCAAGGGTGGGCTTCCACCGTTTGTATAGTTCTGTTTTGCGCTGGCGTACAGCTTTTCACCACCGGTATATTAGGCGAATATTTGGCAAAAACATATAGCGAGGTGAAGCGCCGTCCGCACTTTATAATTCGCAAGCAAAAATGA
- the purT gene encoding formate-dependent phosphoribosylglycinamide formyltransferase translates to MDFGAPYKNANVKIMLLGGGELGKEIAFEAQRMGLEVVALDRYANAPAHLAANKAYAIDLKDKSRILEIIRSEKPSFILPEIEAISIEALIEAEAEGYRVIPNARAVQLTMNRRGVRELASETLKLKTSAYRFVKTYDELVKAAEAIGYPCVIKPVMSSSGHGQSVAKSFADLEKSFDFAQKDARGDASELIVEEFIPFDFEITLLTARTENETRFCPPIGHIQKDGDYVYSWQPTELSANVREKAESIAKRVTDALGGRGIFGVELFIKGEEVYFSEVSPRPHDTGMVTLITQSQSEFALHIRAVLGLPLGFSLLTAGASAAYKAQNESANPTLEIPDEIFSDDSFVRIFGKPVSRKGRRLAVVLTAGATSQKALDKAKALVQLIKDR, encoded by the coding sequence ATGGATTTTGGAGCGCCCTACAAAAACGCAAACGTAAAAATTATGCTGCTTGGCGGCGGAGAGCTGGGCAAAGAGATCGCCTTCGAGGCTCAACGAATGGGTCTCGAAGTCGTCGCTCTGGATCGTTACGCCAACGCCCCCGCGCACCTCGCGGCAAACAAGGCATACGCGATCGACCTAAAGGATAAATCGCGGATATTAGAGATCATAAGAAGCGAAAAACCCTCGTTTATACTGCCAGAAATCGAGGCGATCAGCATAGAGGCGCTGATAGAAGCCGAAGCGGAGGGATACCGCGTCATACCAAACGCCCGCGCCGTCCAACTGACGATGAACCGCAGAGGCGTTAGAGAGCTTGCCTCCGAAACGCTCAAGCTGAAAACCAGCGCTTACAGATTTGTAAAAACCTACGACGAACTTGTCAAAGCCGCCGAAGCGATCGGCTATCCGTGCGTGATCAAACCCGTGATGAGCAGCAGCGGACACGGGCAGAGCGTCGCAAAAAGTTTCGCCGATCTCGAAAAGAGTTTCGATTTTGCGCAAAAGGACGCGCGCGGCGACGCGAGCGAGCTTATCGTAGAGGAGTTTATTCCGTTTGATTTCGAGATTACTCTGCTTACCGCGCGCACCGAAAACGAAACGCGCTTCTGTCCTCCGATCGGGCATATCCAAAAAGACGGCGATTACGTTTATAGTTGGCAGCCGACGGAGTTAAGCGCCAATGTTCGCGAAAAAGCCGAGTCGATCGCAAAGCGCGTTACGGACGCTTTGGGCGGGCGGGGCATTTTCGGCGTGGAGCTGTTTATCAAGGGCGAGGAGGTATATTTTAGCGAGGTCAGCCCGCGTCCGCACGATACGGGAATGGTTACGCTAATTACGCAAAGCCAGAGCGAATTCGCGCTTCATATTCGCGCCGTCTTAGGTTTGCCGCTTGGTTTTAGCCTGCTTACGGCGGGAGCGAGCGCGGCGTATAAAGCCCAAAACGAAAGCGCGAATCCGACGCTTGAGATACCGGACGAAATATTTAGCGACGACTCGTTTGTTCGGATTTTTGGCAAACCCGTAAGCCGCAAAGGGCGCAGGCTCGCGGTGGTGTTAACCGCCGGCGCGACAAGCCAAAAGGCGCTTGATAAAGCCAAAGCGCTGGTTCAGTTAATCAAAGATCGCTGA